In Clostridium sporogenes, one genomic interval encodes:
- the addA gene encoding helicase-exonuclease AddAB subunit AddA, producing the protein MSSTKWTDEQRQAIFTKNCNLLVAAGAGAGKTAVLVQRIIEKILDKEEPIDIDKLLVVTFTNAAAAEMRERIGDAISKGLDEDPESKVLRKQLTLLNKSNIMTIHSFCLQVIKNNFHIIEIDPNFRICDETEGILMKQEAMDELFDELYEIENEDFINLVESYASRKDTRLQEVVSELHRFAKSAPLPYDWLLNMAEEFNVGEGFNFEETLWADMIMEDMKVLLHGFKNMLQKSIDVILNSEGIDYYYEPFKMDLNFINSLLQKSSFREFRNEIIAYDFPKLPLKRNKDADKEAKERVKKLRDKVKKKIVELKDILDSYENEFIRKEFIFLYPSMKALSNLVILFDKKYEAKKRERDLIDFNDIEHLCLSILTDKTDKGHMIPSNIALDYRKKFAEVLIDEYQDSNLVQEVIMSMVSRVKGYWSFYNSQLVFNEEEINFEEPQVGLDIPNRFMVGDVKQSIYRFRQAKPEIFLDKYNEYSEEEGSKYRKIKLFKNFRSREEVINGVNYLFKQIMSKTIGELDYTAKEALTVGASYGEEVKGESIELCLMDKKYELSEEVLKEYNMDEEEALDNIQLEGRLVAKKIQEVVGNNLEGGLKVFDKKLGEYRRVLYRDIVILMRATSNWAPVFVEELAKEGIPVFADTNSGYFDTTEIKTIISLLQIIDNPLQDIPLLSVLRSPIASFTDDELIDIRMVNKNIAFYECMEIIYRLYKDEKLDSYYSFYIEDEDKTNKIVKGMKEELKNKICRFIEKLNLWRKKSIHIDIDEFIWFLYVETGYYGYVGALPAGEQRQANLRILFQRAKQYEKTSYKGLFNFINFINKLKFSSGDMGSAKILGENENVVRIMSIHKSKGLEFPVVILSGTGKNFNMTDLNKNILFHRDLGYGPDYVDVERRIAYPSLVKNIIKNKIRLETLSEEMRILYVALTRAREKLIITGLINNVDKTVENWLNLSEEKNKVPEYAVMSGKTYLDWIGPAVIKHKDAVSFREELKMASELCNIVDDNSKWKIELWNKKELLKEKVEENEIEISEKIKETLMKLEESNYKEEIYKRLSFKYKYDNASNIPTKLSVSDVKKQFILDDEENTEELFKKVELRKPMFMEEKKKISPSERGTIIHLFMQHLDLKKVEKEEDIKEQINRLIEKEFITYEQSKAINPYKILKFCRSELGKRMINSNNINREMPFSIEIPVVEIYKELDKEIYKDEKLMIQGIIDCYFEEEEGLVLLDYKTDYVNDIEEIENRYKIQIKYYEEALKRITGKTVKDKYLYLFSIDNYIKIY; encoded by the coding sequence ATGAGTAGCACTAAGTGGACAGATGAACAAAGGCAGGCTATTTTTACTAAGAATTGCAACTTGCTTGTGGCAGCAGGGGCTGGGGCTGGTAAGACTGCTGTTTTGGTTCAGAGAATAATTGAAAAAATATTGGATAAAGAGGAACCTATAGATATAGATAAATTATTGGTAGTTACTTTTACTAACGCAGCGGCGGCAGAAATGAGAGAAAGAATAGGAGATGCTATTTCTAAAGGATTAGATGAAGATCCAGAGTCAAAGGTATTAAGAAAACAACTTACTTTATTAAATAAGTCAAATATAATGACCATTCATTCCTTTTGTCTTCAAGTTATAAAAAATAATTTTCATATTATAGAAATAGATCCTAATTTTAGAATATGTGATGAAACAGAAGGAATACTTATGAAACAAGAAGCTATGGATGAGCTTTTTGATGAATTATATGAAATAGAGAATGAAGATTTTATTAATTTAGTAGAAAGCTACGCCAGTAGAAAGGATACTAGATTACAAGAAGTGGTTTCAGAATTACATAGATTTGCTAAAAGTGCACCTCTTCCTTATGATTGGCTTTTAAATATGGCAGAGGAATTCAATGTGGGAGAAGGGTTTAATTTTGAAGAAACATTGTGGGCAGATATGATTATGGAGGATATGAAAGTATTATTACATGGATTTAAAAATATGCTACAGAAATCTATAGATGTAATATTAAATTCAGAGGGCATAGACTATTATTATGAACCCTTTAAAATGGATTTGAATTTTATAAATAGTTTACTTCAAAAATCAAGTTTTAGAGAATTTAGAAATGAAATAATAGCTTATGATTTCCCTAAATTACCTTTAAAGAGAAATAAAGATGCGGATAAAGAGGCTAAGGAAAGGGTTAAAAAATTAAGGGATAAGGTAAAGAAAAAGATAGTAGAGCTTAAAGATATACTAGATTCCTATGAAAATGAATTTATAAGGAAGGAATTTATATTTTTATATCCATCAATGAAAGCACTATCCAATTTAGTAATACTGTTTGATAAAAAATATGAGGCTAAAAAAAGAGAACGAGATTTGATTGATTTTAATGATATAGAGCATTTATGTTTATCTATATTAACAGATAAAACTGATAAGGGACATATGATTCCTTCAAATATTGCTTTAGATTATAGAAAAAAATTTGCAGAAGTACTTATAGATGAATATCAAGATAGTAATTTGGTACAAGAAGTTATTATGAGTATGGTATCTAGGGTAAAAGGTTATTGGAGTTTTTATAATAGTCAATTAGTGTTTAATGAAGAAGAAATAAATTTTGAAGAACCTCAAGTAGGGCTAGATATTCCTAATAGATTTATGGTGGGGGACGTAAAACAAAGTATATATAGATTTAGACAGGCAAAACCTGAGATATTTTTAGATAAATATAATGAGTATAGTGAAGAAGAAGGTTCAAAATATAGAAAAATAAAGCTTTTTAAAAACTTTAGAAGCAGAGAAGAAGTAATTAATGGTGTGAATTATTTATTTAAGCAAATAATGTCTAAAACTATAGGAGAGTTAGATTATACAGCAAAAGAAGCTTTAACTGTTGGAGCTAGCTACGGGGAAGAGGTAAAAGGTGAGTCTATAGAATTATGTTTGATGGATAAAAAGTATGAACTAAGTGAAGAAGTATTAAAGGAATATAATATGGATGAAGAAGAAGCTTTAGATAACATACAATTAGAAGGAAGATTGGTAGCTAAAAAAATACAGGAAGTAGTAGGAAATAATTTAGAAGGTGGATTAAAGGTATTTGATAAAAAACTAGGAGAATATAGAAGAGTTCTATATAGAGATATAGTGATTCTCATGAGAGCTACATCAAATTGGGCACCAGTATTTGTAGAAGAACTTGCAAAGGAAGGTATACCAGTTTTTGCAGATACAAATTCGGGTTATTTTGATACAACAGAAATAAAGACTATTATATCTTTGTTACAAATAATAGATAATCCTCTACAAGATATACCATTACTTTCCGTATTAAGATCTCCTATAGCTTCTTTTACAGATGATGAACTTATAGATATAAGAATGGTAAATAAAAATATAGCTTTTTATGAATGTATGGAAATAATATATAGACTATATAAAGATGAAAAATTAGATTCCTATTATAGTTTTTATATAGAAGATGAGGATAAGACAAATAAAATAGTAAAAGGCATGAAAGAGGAATTGAAAAATAAAATATGTAGGTTTATAGAAAAATTAAATTTATGGAGAAAAAAGTCTATTCATATAGATATAGACGAGTTTATATGGTTTTTATATGTAGAGACAGGATACTATGGATATGTAGGAGCTCTTCCAGCAGGAGAGCAAAGACAGGCAAATTTAAGAATACTTTTCCAAAGGGCAAAGCAATATGAAAAGACTAGTTATAAAGGATTATTCAATTTTATAAACTTTATAAATAAATTAAAATTCAGTAGTGGAGATATGGGAAGTGCAAAAATACTTGGAGAAAATGAAAATGTAGTAAGAATAATGAGTATTCATAAGAGTAAAGGGCTAGAGTTCCCAGTAGTTATATTAAGTGGTACCGGTAAGAATTTTAATATGACAGATCTTAATAAAAATATATTATTTCATAGAGATTTAGGATATGGTCCAGATTATGTAGATGTAGAAAGAAGAATAGCTTATCCATCTTTAGTTAAGAATATCATAAAAAATAAAATAAGGTTAGAAACTTTATCAGAAGAAATGAGAATATTATATGTAGCTTTAACAAGGGCAAGAGAAAAACTTATAATAACAGGATTAATAAATAATGTAGATAAAACCGTGGAAAATTGGTTGAATTTATCAGAAGAGAAAAATAAAGTACCAGAATATGCTGTTATGAGTGGGAAAACATATTTAGATTGGATAGGGCCAGCTGTTATAAAACATAAAGATGCTGTAAGTTTTAGAGAAGAACTAAAGATGGCATCAGAGCTTTGTAATATAGTAGATGATAATTCAAAATGGAAAATAGAATTATGGAATAAAAAAGAATTATTAAAGGAAAAAGTTGAAGAGAATGAGATTGAGATTAGTGAAAAAATAAAGGAAACATTAATGAAATTAGAAGAAAGTAACTATAAAGAAGAAATATATAAAAGACTTTCTTTTAAATACAAATATGATAATGCCTCAAACATACCAACAAAATTATCGGTTTCAGATGTGAAAAAACAATTTATATTAGATGATGAAGAAAATACAGAAGAATTATTTAAAAAAGTAGAGCTTAGAAAACCTATGTTTATGGAAGAAAAAAAGAAAATATCTCCTTCAGAGAGAGGAACTATTATACATTTATTCATGCAACATTTAGATTTAAAAAAGGTAGAAAAGGAAGAGGATATAAAAGAACAAATAAATAGACTAATAGAAAAAGAATTTATAACCTATGAACAATCAAAGGCTATAAATCCATATAAAATATTAAAATTTTGTAGAAGTGAACTAGGAAAAAGAATGATTAATTCTAATAATATAAATAGAGAAATGCCTTTTTCTATTGAAATACCTGTGGTAGAAATTTATAAAGAGCTAGATAAAGAAATATATAAAGATGAAAAATTAATGATTCAGGGAATAATAGATTGCTATTTTGAAGAGGAAGAGGGGCTAGTATTATTAGATTATAAAACAGACTATGTTAATGATATAGAAGAGATAGAGAATAGATATAAAATACAGATTAAATATTATGAAGAAGCCTTAAAGAGAATAACAGGAAAAACTGTAAAAGATAAATATTTATATTTATTTTCTATAGATAATTATATAAAAATTTATTGA
- a CDS encoding tetratricopeptide repeat protein, which yields MKKNLSKKYEKLLLDNYRQNIDNSNYKDLILEGISNHKAIHRYLKDYIKNNKEVLDLNWGKQMLLFIISFNEKDLELAEVCYKSLKKYPDNYFAESVMADIDLRFYGNLFKARDKYLNALSLYDRDALVYYNLGLIYYLLGMFQKSMDFYNKSLNYINKMDNKEFIKSKCLYNIAVCEINYNDNYKEGEKLLKRSLKLNPHYKEANDLLEKLRGEK from the coding sequence ATGAAAAAAAACTTAAGTAAGAAGTACGAAAAACTTCTTTTAGATAATTATAGACAAAATATAGATAATTCTAATTATAAAGATTTAATATTAGAAGGAATAAGTAATCATAAAGCTATACATAGATATTTAAAAGATTATATAAAAAATAACAAAGAAGTCTTGGATTTAAATTGGGGAAAGCAAATGCTTTTGTTTATAATTTCTTTTAATGAAAAGGATCTGGAACTAGCAGAGGTTTGTTATAAATCATTAAAGAAATATCCAGATAATTATTTTGCAGAGTCTGTAATGGCAGATATTGATTTAAGATTTTATGGGAATTTGTTTAAGGCTAGAGATAAATATTTAAATGCTTTAAGTTTATATGATAGAGATGCTCTTGTGTACTATAACTTAGGATTAATATATTATTTGTTAGGTATGTTTCAAAAGAGTATGGATTTTTATAATAAGAGTTTAAACTACATAAATAAGATGGATAATAAAGAATTTATAAAATCTAAATGTTTATATAACATAGCAGTTTGTGAGATTAATTATAACGATAATTATAAAGAAGGAGAAAAGTTACTTAAAAGAAGTTTAAAATTAAATCCACATTATAAGGAAGCAAATGATTTATTAGAAAAATTAAGAGGTGAAAAATAG